In Actinoplanes derwentensis, the following proteins share a genomic window:
- a CDS encoding PadR family transcriptional regulator: MAALRLTTPRVLVLQALLKDPALERYGLDLAHHAGLEPGTIYPILVAFETAGWLRSRDEDIDVHAEGRPRRRYYQLTPAGVTAAQESLARAARRSKSRPATEKLAW, from the coding sequence ATGGCAGCTCTACGGTTGACCACGCCACGGGTTCTGGTGTTACAGGCCCTGCTAAAGGACCCCGCCCTCGAGCGCTACGGCCTCGACCTCGCCCACCATGCCGGGCTCGAACCGGGCACGATCTACCCGATCCTGGTCGCCTTCGAGACGGCCGGGTGGCTGCGCAGCCGGGACGAGGACATCGACGTACACGCCGAAGGACGCCCCCGACGCCGCTACTACCAGCTCACCCCGGCCGGCGTCACGGCGGCTCAGGAGTCACTGGCCAGAGCCGCCCGGCGGAGCAAGTCTCGGCCCGCCACCGAAAAGCTCGCCTGGTGA
- a CDS encoding hybrid sensor histidine kinase/response regulator, which translates to MKKLPDRMGGAIDNFVEARPATGHALLVGTAVAAVTALAVTDIVFGVDNAAVGLLAVGPCLAAVAAGSRAVAGVGGYALLWSIGLTWGAGETMISALHVQSGVALVGATVLSVIVAHRRQVLQAAAAKAEAGRRMLAAVVECSDDAVIAMNLEATIESWNSGAQRMFGYRADEVIGTNIAIITPRAGMTSLPALFARIRRGEVTGHYETRAVRRDGTRLDVSASFWQLRDATGAVCGAAASCRDITESKRAGEAQRVLAAVVDGSDDAIVAKTLDGTITAWNPGAQRMYGYRPDEAIGRNITLITLPEESAELVGILARLADGEHIDHYETRRVRKDGTVLNVSVSISPICDDNGTVTGASAITRDITDRMRAEAERRDLAERSQHAQRLQSLGHLAGGIAHDFNNLLAIILNYSAFIIDVSDTGDAVRADAQKIRTAAERGTALTRQLLVFARGEPASTRRFDLNTVVADAQNLLERTIGADITLIARPASHPAVINADRGQIDQALLNLVLNARDAMPDGGTLIIEVGTTDLDDTAIDLQPALPLGSYARVLVSDTGVGMSREVTRHILEPFFTTKPKGRGTGLGLATVYGIVTQAGGGLNIYSEVGIGTTIRLYLPLADNPATSAETAEPDLAPDGTGQVIMVVDDEDALRAVIQRALNAHGYAALTASGGAEALSLLADHHVDLLLSDMIMPHMSGRQLAQQARQRFPDLPVLFMSGYSDGQLTDQQLITNAAELLQKPFVTADLLRAVHTCLTGQHPTAGIR; encoded by the coding sequence GTGAAGAAGCTGCCGGACAGGATGGGCGGTGCAATCGACAATTTTGTCGAGGCCCGGCCTGCTACGGGACACGCGTTGCTGGTGGGCACGGCGGTGGCAGCGGTCACCGCTTTGGCGGTGACCGACATCGTTTTCGGTGTCGACAACGCGGCGGTGGGTCTGCTTGCGGTCGGTCCGTGTCTGGCTGCGGTGGCGGCGGGTTCACGGGCGGTCGCTGGGGTCGGTGGATATGCGTTGCTGTGGTCGATCGGCCTGACGTGGGGTGCCGGCGAGACGATGATTTCGGCGCTCCACGTGCAGAGCGGTGTGGCGCTGGTCGGGGCCACGGTGCTCAGCGTGATCGTTGCTCATCGGCGTCAGGTGCTTCAGGCGGCTGCGGCGAAGGCTGAGGCGGGACGCCGGATGCTGGCCGCGGTGGTCGAGTGTTCCGACGACGCGGTCATCGCGATGAACCTGGAGGCGACGATCGAGTCGTGGAACTCCGGGGCGCAACGGATGTTCGGCTACCGCGCGGACGAGGTGATCGGCACGAACATCGCGATCATCACCCCCCGTGCGGGGATGACGAGCCTGCCGGCCCTGTTCGCCCGCATCCGACGCGGTGAGGTCACCGGTCACTATGAGACCCGGGCGGTGCGCCGCGACGGCACCCGGCTGGACGTGTCGGCGAGTTTCTGGCAGTTACGAGATGCCACCGGTGCGGTCTGCGGCGCGGCGGCGAGTTGCCGCGACATCACCGAGAGCAAGCGTGCCGGGGAAGCCCAGCGGGTGCTCGCCGCCGTGGTGGACGGCTCCGACGACGCGATCGTGGCCAAGACGCTGGACGGCACGATCACCGCATGGAACCCCGGCGCGCAGCGCATGTACGGCTACCGCCCGGACGAGGCGATCGGCCGCAACATCACCCTGATCACGCTGCCGGAAGAAAGCGCCGAACTCGTCGGCATCCTGGCCCGGCTGGCCGACGGGGAGCACATCGACCACTACGAAACCCGGCGGGTACGCAAGGACGGCACCGTACTCAACGTATCGGTGAGCATCTCCCCGATCTGCGACGACAACGGCACGGTCACCGGTGCCTCCGCGATCACCCGTGACATCACCGACCGGATGCGGGCGGAGGCCGAACGCCGCGACCTCGCGGAACGCTCACAGCACGCCCAGCGGCTGCAAAGCCTGGGACACCTCGCCGGCGGGATCGCCCACGACTTCAACAACCTGCTCGCGATCATCCTGAACTACAGCGCCTTCATCATCGACGTCAGCGACACCGGCGATGCCGTCCGCGCCGACGCGCAGAAGATCCGCACCGCCGCGGAACGGGGCACCGCGCTTACCCGTCAGCTGCTCGTCTTCGCCCGCGGCGAACCCGCCTCGACCCGGCGGTTTGACCTCAACACCGTCGTCGCCGACGCGCAGAACCTGCTGGAACGCACCATCGGCGCGGACATCACCCTGATCGCGAGGCCGGCATCGCACCCTGCAGTGATCAACGCGGACCGCGGTCAGATCGACCAAGCCTTGCTGAATCTGGTCCTCAACGCCCGCGACGCGATGCCCGACGGCGGCACCTTGATCATCGAGGTCGGCACCACCGACCTCGATGACACCGCGATCGACCTGCAACCAGCCCTGCCCTTGGGCTCGTACGCACGGGTGCTGGTCAGTGACACCGGTGTCGGGATGAGTCGTGAGGTGACCCGGCACATCCTCGAACCGTTCTTCACCACCAAACCCAAGGGCCGGGGCACCGGTCTGGGCCTGGCTACTGTGTACGGCATCGTCACCCAGGCCGGCGGCGGGCTCAACATCTACTCCGAGGTCGGCATCGGCACCACCATCCGCCTCTACCTGCCCCTCGCCGACAACCCCGCGACCTCCGCCGAGACTGCCGAGCCCGATCTGGCACCGGACGGCACCGGGCAGGTCATCATGGTCGTCGATGACGAAGACGCCCTGCGCGCCGTGATCCAACGGGCCCTGAACGCCCACGGCTATGCGGCGCTGACCGCGAGCGGCGGCGCCGAAGCCCTGTCCTTGCTCGCCGACCACCACGTCGACCTGCTGCTCAGCGACATGATCATGCCGCACATGTCCGGACGCCAACTCGCCCAGCAAGCCCGCCAACGGTTCCCGGACCTGCCGGTGCTGTTCATGTCCGGCTACAGCGACGGGCAGCTCACCGACCAGCAACTGATCACCAACGCCGCCGAGTTGCTGCAGAAGCCCTTCGTCACCGCCGACCTGCTCCGCGCCGTCCACACCTGCCTCACCGGCCAACACCCGACGGCCGGCATCCGCTGA
- a CDS encoding EAL and HDOD domain-containing protein, with the protein MQGTAGSSGTPCHPAAGITQLVHVARQPIFDVQGVVVGYELLFRGRMDEVEASQRGTYATSQVIVTTFTEFGLPEVVRDRLCFINMTREFLVGDLALPFGPEQVVLEVLESITIDDKVLDGVTALVEAGYRIALDDFVWGLGHDKLFGMASYVKLDMLDGDLSQLEHTVAVCRQYPQIQLVAERLETDEHLALADRHRCELRQGYALSRPHVLTTSTLSTSNLRRLELLALMYAAEADMERVCELICTDPALAMRVLRASNSAAAGLPQRLSSVPQAVVLLGIARIRQWAALMITTEVTGASEDQLAQALVRGRFCHRLASTFAVVPETAFLFGLLTGVADLLGMPRADLADQMPLADEVAAALRGDAESPLNRVLHAVEAYEAGDIEALAEAPVPLTDLGPTYLHLLRWSNQLLSAVQD; encoded by the coding sequence ATGCAGGGCACAGCTGGCAGTTCCGGAACACCGTGCCATCCGGCTGCGGGGATCACCCAACTGGTACACGTCGCCCGGCAACCGATCTTCGATGTTCAGGGCGTCGTGGTCGGCTACGAGCTGTTGTTCCGTGGCCGGATGGATGAGGTGGAGGCCTCCCAACGAGGCACGTACGCCACCAGTCAGGTCATCGTCACTACGTTCACCGAATTCGGCCTGCCCGAGGTGGTACGCGACCGGCTGTGCTTCATCAACATGACCAGAGAATTTCTCGTCGGTGATCTGGCTCTGCCGTTCGGGCCGGAGCAGGTGGTGCTGGAGGTCCTGGAGTCGATCACGATCGACGACAAGGTGCTCGACGGGGTCACCGCCCTGGTCGAGGCCGGGTACCGCATCGCGCTGGACGACTTCGTGTGGGGCCTGGGCCACGACAAGCTGTTCGGGATGGCGTCGTACGTGAAGCTCGACATGCTCGACGGCGACCTCTCGCAGCTGGAGCACACCGTCGCGGTCTGCCGGCAGTATCCGCAGATCCAGCTCGTCGCCGAGCGGCTCGAGACCGATGAGCACCTCGCCCTGGCCGATCGGCATCGGTGCGAACTGCGGCAGGGGTACGCGTTGAGCCGTCCGCACGTCTTGACGACCTCCACCCTGTCGACGTCGAACCTGCGCCGGCTGGAGCTGCTGGCGCTGATGTACGCCGCCGAAGCGGACATGGAGCGGGTCTGCGAGCTCATCTGTACCGACCCGGCACTGGCGATGCGCGTACTGCGCGCCAGCAACAGCGCCGCAGCCGGCCTCCCGCAACGCCTGTCGTCGGTACCGCAGGCCGTGGTCCTGCTCGGGATCGCCCGCATCCGTCAGTGGGCCGCCCTCATGATCACCACCGAGGTCACCGGCGCTTCCGAGGACCAGCTGGCCCAGGCCCTGGTCCGTGGCCGGTTCTGCCACCGCCTGGCATCAACGTTTGCGGTCGTACCGGAAACGGCCTTCCTGTTCGGCCTGCTCACCGGCGTCGCTGATCTGCTCGGCATGCCCCGAGCCGACCTCGCCGACCAGATGCCCCTGGCCGACGAGGTCGCGGCGGCTCTGCGCGGCGATGCCGAGAGCCCGCTCAACCGGGTATTGCACGCTGTCGAGGCTTACGAAGCGGGCGACATCGAGGCCTTGGCGGAGGCCCCGGTGCCGCTGACCGATCTCGGACCGACCTATCTGCACCTACTGCGCTGGTCCAATCAGCTTCTGTCAGCCGTTCAAGACTGA
- a CDS encoding helix-turn-helix transcriptional regulator produces MRADRLMAILLLLQHREQVTAAEVARELEISERTARRDLDALGMAGVPVYSMQGRGGGWRLVGGARTDLSGLTAGEARALFLVAGPASSVTPAVKAALRKLVHALPEPFRLQAEAAASSLVMDPQRWGSSRIEPRPPRFLDDLQDAVIRGVQVRLGYVDREGTETERTVHPLGIVAKGPSWYLVATTEAGRRTFRIDRVSAVDPTGDPVHRPEDFDLAESWRAIADEVDRKRTPLEAQAVCAPHGIGVLRMGFGSRLEVGGSRTDGRIEVVIRGNDEYILAGELAGLVEWIEVTGPPGVRDHLASIGNALVERYGQDQHGRRTAKRQPRSSGSTAPMNSGSGGRVQ; encoded by the coding sequence GTGCGAGCCGACCGGTTGATGGCCATCCTCCTTCTGCTGCAACATCGCGAGCAGGTGACCGCGGCGGAGGTCGCCCGAGAGTTGGAGATCTCCGAGCGCACCGCCCGCCGCGACCTCGACGCCCTTGGCATGGCAGGCGTCCCGGTGTACTCCATGCAGGGCCGAGGCGGTGGCTGGCGCCTCGTAGGCGGCGCCCGCACCGACCTGTCCGGGTTGACCGCGGGTGAGGCCCGCGCCCTGTTCCTTGTCGCCGGCCCTGCCTCGTCCGTGACGCCGGCGGTGAAAGCGGCGCTGCGCAAGCTCGTCCATGCCCTGCCGGAGCCGTTCCGGTTGCAGGCCGAGGCGGCAGCGTCGTCGCTCGTCATGGATCCGCAACGATGGGGGTCGAGCCGGATCGAACCCCGACCGCCTCGCTTCCTCGACGACCTCCAGGACGCGGTGATCCGCGGCGTCCAGGTCCGGCTCGGCTACGTCGACCGCGAAGGTACCGAAACCGAGCGAACCGTCCATCCGCTGGGCATCGTCGCCAAAGGCCCGTCGTGGTACCTCGTCGCCACCACCGAGGCCGGTCGGCGGACCTTCCGGATCGACCGCGTGTCCGCTGTCGACCCGACCGGCGATCCCGTGCACCGGCCCGAGGACTTCGACCTTGCCGAGAGCTGGCGCGCAATCGCGGACGAGGTCGACCGCAAACGAACACCCCTCGAGGCTCAGGCGGTATGCGCGCCCCACGGGATAGGCGTGCTCCGGATGGGGTTCGGCAGTCGGCTCGAGGTGGGAGGTTCCAGAACCGACGGCCGCATCGAGGTCGTGATCCGCGGCAACGACGAATACATACTCGCCGGCGAGCTTGCCGGACTGGTCGAATGGATCGAGGTGACCGGCCCTCCGGGTGTGCGAGACCACCTGGCCTCGATCGGCAACGCGCTCGTCGAGCGATACGGCCAAGACCAGCACGGTCGTCGTACGGCGAAGCGACAACCGAGGTCATCGGGCTCAACAGCACCGATGAACTCGGGTTCGGGTGGGCGGGTGCAGTAG
- a CDS encoding alpha/beta fold hydrolase: MLQQKEDGHQPVGSHSDNTSAKTGQEVTGFGRQDAGMTIDFPEPTRVSVNGVELEVFEAGRQNAGNPIVLCHGWPEHAFSWRHQMPALAAAGYHVIVPNQRGYGNSSRPAEVTDYDIAHLSGDLVALLDHYGYDDATFVGHDWGAAVVWGLTLLHPNRVNKVINLSLPYLERGEMPWIEVMEAVLGRDFYFVHFNRQPGVADAVFKENTFQFLRNLYRKNMPLAEPQPGNALINLARAKIPLGEPVMSDSELAVFVSAFESTGFAGGINWYRNLDRNWLLLADVDPIIRQPTLMIYGDRDTVARAERLPEFVPNVDVVSLDCGHWIQQERPEETTEAILKWLDRRDAA; this comes from the coding sequence ATGTTGCAGCAGAAGGAGGATGGCCATCAACCGGTCGGCTCGCACTCCGACAACACTTCCGCAAAAACCGGTCAGGAGGTGACCGGTTTCGGTCGGCAAGATGCCGGCATGACAATTGATTTTCCCGAGCCCACCCGCGTTTCGGTCAACGGTGTGGAACTCGAAGTCTTCGAAGCCGGCCGGCAGAACGCGGGGAACCCCATCGTGCTCTGCCACGGCTGGCCGGAGCACGCCTTCTCCTGGCGCCATCAAATGCCCGCCCTCGCGGCAGCGGGCTACCACGTCATCGTCCCGAACCAGCGGGGTTACGGCAACTCGTCCCGCCCGGCCGAAGTCACCGACTACGACATCGCACACCTGTCGGGCGACCTCGTCGCACTGCTCGATCACTACGGCTACGACGATGCCACCTTCGTCGGCCATGACTGGGGTGCAGCCGTCGTCTGGGGCCTGACCCTGCTGCACCCGAACCGGGTCAACAAAGTGATCAACCTGAGCCTGCCGTACCTTGAGCGTGGAGAAATGCCCTGGATCGAGGTCATGGAAGCCGTGCTCGGCCGCGACTTCTACTTCGTCCACTTCAACCGGCAGCCGGGCGTCGCGGACGCCGTGTTCAAGGAGAACACGTTCCAGTTCCTTCGGAACCTGTACCGGAAGAACATGCCCCTCGCAGAGCCCCAGCCGGGAAATGCGTTGATCAACCTCGCCAGAGCGAAAATTCCACTCGGTGAGCCCGTCATGAGTGACAGCGAACTGGCTGTCTTCGTCTCCGCCTTCGAATCGACAGGGTTCGCGGGCGGAATCAACTGGTACCGCAACCTGGACCGCAACTGGCTCCTGCTGGCGGACGTGGACCCGATCATCCGGCAGCCCACCCTCATGATCTACGGCGACCGCGACACGGTCGCGAGGGCTGAAAGACTGCCGGAATTCGTGCCGAATGTGGACGTTGTCAGTCTGGACTGCGGTCATTGGATCCAGCAGGAGAGGCCGGAGGAAACGACCGAGGCGATTCTGAAGTGGCTGGACCGGCGGGATGCCGCCTAG
- a CDS encoding helix-turn-helix transcriptional regulator, producing MNRDELADFLRQRRAALTPALRTTRRTRGLRREEVAERAYISIDYYTRLEQRRGPRPSPEVASALSRALDLTVDERDHLFHLIGHNPPQQTEELDRVDPGLRRVLNALDRNPAMVISNLAHTLLQNRLCLEFFGDQTQYTGLARSGYFRWFMMPEERSSYPEDIHAAQSATFAASVRAAADLEPDPTEAEQIITTLLAESTEFRGLWDNHDVRLCRQETTSLLHPTAGRVDFDCEVIFSHDRRQRMLVFTARNGKDLSNLVTSGRLGDITG from the coding sequence CCTCACCCCAGCTCTCCGCACAACCCGCCGAACCCGTGGTCTCCGGCGTGAAGAGGTCGCCGAGCGCGCCTACATCTCGATCGACTACTACACCCGACTCGAGCAGCGGCGCGGCCCTCGACCATCACCGGAGGTGGCGTCGGCGCTCTCTCGGGCACTTGACCTGACCGTTGACGAGCGCGACCACCTGTTCCACCTGATCGGCCACAACCCGCCCCAGCAGACCGAGGAACTCGACCGGGTCGATCCGGGCCTACGCCGAGTGCTGAACGCGCTCGACAGGAATCCCGCGATGGTCATCTCGAACCTGGCCCACACCCTGCTGCAGAACCGGCTCTGCCTGGAATTCTTCGGTGACCAGACGCAATACACGGGTCTGGCCCGAAGCGGCTACTTCCGGTGGTTCATGATGCCGGAGGAACGCAGCAGCTATCCCGAAGACATCCACGCGGCCCAGAGCGCGACCTTCGCCGCCAGCGTCCGGGCCGCGGCGGACCTCGAACCCGATCCGACCGAGGCCGAGCAGATCATCACTACGCTGCTGGCCGAAAGCACCGAATTTCGCGGCCTGTGGGACAACCACGACGTACGCCTCTGCCGTCAGGAGACCACGTCACTGCTGCACCCGACGGCGGGCCGGGTGGACTTCGACTGCGAGGTCATCTTCAGCCACGACCGGCGGCAGCGGATGCTCGTCTTCACCGCACGCAACGGCAAGGACCTGAGCAACCTGGTCACCTCCGGTCGGCTGGGCGACATCACGGGCTGA